The proteins below are encoded in one region of Leptotrichia sp. oral taxon 218:
- a CDS encoding YiiG family protein, translated as MKKIGLLIFIMLGLVIMTKFVKVDKVPKNFKTKEQIILEANKVKYNKHIRFYNRILSIDKGLLYYFEDAGMEKTIDRSQSEDIDLNIPIDKEFIDKLKELKESNEKKDDLDKKAIAMLPVLEKMLPISESMKNYYKNKQYLKDNFSLGENLHKQLLDNLEKYNSVARAYKEAFEKKSKEVKNLMEKDYDKRKFFITYRQLVYIDSGEDFINEIRKQKLDASNFTIKGNDKDFKKIFDKINKSLLKLEKSVKNEKQMKKEGFDLNDHDTFIAKAKIFKNSANKFMTRIKKKEKATYSSISDGFYAQTEEGTPENVVATFNEVVKEHNKLLAKQAKNKK; from the coding sequence ATGAAAAAAATAGGCTTACTTATATTTATTATGCTTGGTCTAGTAATAATGACAAAATTTGTAAAAGTTGATAAAGTCCCTAAAAATTTCAAAACAAAAGAGCAAATAATACTTGAAGCTAATAAAGTGAAATACAATAAACATATAAGATTTTATAACAGAATTTTAAGCATAGATAAAGGGCTATTATATTATTTTGAAGATGCTGGAATGGAAAAAACAATTGATAGATCACAATCAGAAGATATAGACTTAAATATTCCGATAGATAAAGAATTTATAGATAAATTAAAAGAATTAAAAGAGAGTAATGAAAAAAAAGATGATTTAGATAAAAAAGCAATAGCCATGTTGCCAGTTTTAGAAAAAATGTTACCTATAAGTGAAAGTATGAAAAATTATTACAAAAATAAACAATATTTAAAAGATAACTTTTCGTTGGGTGAAAATCTACATAAACAATTATTAGATAATCTCGAAAAATACAACAGTGTCGCAAGAGCTTATAAAGAAGCGTTTGAGAAAAAATCAAAAGAAGTAAAAAATTTAATGGAAAAAGATTATGACAAGAGAAAATTTTTTATTACATATAGACAGTTAGTTTACATAGATAGTGGAGAAGATTTTATAAATGAAATTCGTAAGCAAAAATTAGATGCAAGTAATTTTACAATAAAAGGAAATGACAAAGATTTCAAAAAAATATTTGATAAAATTAATAAATCATTATTAAAACTTGAAAAAAGTGTAAAAAACGAAAAACAAATGAAAAAAGAAGGTTTTGATTTAAATGATCATGATACATTTATAGCAAAAGCAAAAATTTTCAAAAATTCAGCAAATAAATTTATGACAAGAATTAAGAAAAAAGAAAAAGCAACTTATTCATCTATAAGCGATGGATTTTATGCGCAAACAGAAGAAGGAACTCCAGAAAATGTAGTGGCAACTTTCAATGAAGTCGTAAAAGAGCACAATAAACTTTTAGCAAAACAAGCAAAAAATAAAAAGTAA
- a CDS encoding RNA-guided endonuclease TnpB family protein yields the protein MYLTLKQQVKHLSKKEFRNLKYLCHIAKNLKNQAIYNVRQYYFKNKKYLSYNENYKMLKNSENYKKLNSNMAQQILKEVDGSFKSFFGLLKLAKNGQYDNKKIKLPKYLDKDGFTTLVIGFVRLKDDMLIVPYSNSFKKTHQEVKIKLPPVLKGKKIKEIRIIPKQHSRYFEIQYTYEVEEVQRELNKENVLGIDLGINNLCTCVTNTGTSFIIDGRKLKSINQYYNKTNAKLQSIKDKQKIKHTTLRQKRITRKRNNRIEDYLSKAARIIVNYCLNNDIGKLVLGCNEDFQRNSNIGSINNQNFVNIPYGKLRDKLIYLCKLYGIEFKLQEESYTSKASFFDGDEIPIYDKENLQEYIFSGKRIKRGLYQTSIGKLINADCNGALNILRKSKVVDLSILYNRGELNTPKRIRVV from the coding sequence ATGTATTTAACTTTAAAACAACAGGTAAAACATCTTAGTAAAAAGGAGTTTAGAAATTTAAAATATTTGTGCCATATAGCTAAGAATTTAAAGAATCAGGCTATATACAATGTTAGACAATACTATTTTAAAAATAAAAAGTATTTAAGTTATAATGAAAACTATAAGATGCTTAAAAATAGTGAGAACTATAAAAAATTAAATTCTAATATGGCACAACAAATTCTAAAAGAAGTAGACGGAAGTTTTAAATCATTTTTTGGACTTTTAAAACTTGCTAAAAATGGTCAATATGATAATAAAAAAATAAAATTACCTAAATATCTTGATAAAGATGGTTTTACAACTCTTGTTATAGGTTTTGTTAGATTAAAAGATGATATGCTGATAGTTCCTTATTCAAATTCGTTTAAGAAAACTCATCAGGAAGTTAAAATTAAGCTACCACCAGTATTAAAAGGCAAGAAGATAAAAGAGATTAGAATAATACCAAAACAACATTCTAGGTACTTTGAAATTCAATATACTTATGAGGTAGAAGAAGTTCAAAGGGAATTAAATAAAGAAAATGTACTAGGAATTGATTTAGGTATAAACAATCTTTGTACTTGTGTTACAAATACTGGAACTTCATTCATAATAGATGGTAGAAAATTAAAGTCAATTAATCAATACTATAACAAGACAAATGCAAAATTGCAAAGCATTAAAGATAAGCAAAAGATTAAGCACACAACATTAAGACAAAAGAGAATAACTAGAAAGAGAAATAATCGTATAGAAGATTATCTTTCAAAAGCAGCAAGAATAATTGTAAATTATTGTCTTAATAATGATATAGGAAAACTAGTTCTAGGATGTAACGAAGATTTTCAAAGAAATTCAAATATAGGAAGTATAAATAATCAGAACTTTGTAAACATACCATATGGAAAATTAAGAGATAAATTAATATATCTATGTAAACTATATGGAATAGAATTCAAACTACAAGAAGAAAGTTATACATCAAAAGCAAGTTTCTTTGATGGAGATGAAATTCCAATATATGATAAAGAAAATCTGCAAGAATATATATTCAGTGGAAAAAGGATAAAAAGAGGACTATATCAAACAAGCATAGGTAAACTCATAAATGCAGATTGTAATGGAGCATTAAACATATTAAGGAAAAGTAAAGTTGTGGATTTAAGTATCCTATACAATAGAGGTGAGCTGAACACACCTAAAAGAATAAGGGTAGTGTAA
- a CDS encoding LD-carboxypeptidase has translation MKVKNKLLFFLINLLFSLCAFAVGNNEIIIPKGLKPGDTIGLVAPANYKGDNAMYEVEYLRNRGFNVVFGKSFDSKWYGFGGSDELRAKDINDMFANPRINAIFAIRGGYGSIRFIDKLNYDVIRKNPKIISGFSDITTLLLAINEKTGLVTFHGPMADNLKEIPVTTENSFDKAFMSNSSYNLLDFDNSYTIMKNGRGSGRITGGNLSLVVATLGTDHEINTDGKILFLEEVNEDSYRVDRMLQQLRLAGKFKNLKGIIIGDFRNPKKADPTDMSIDEVFYDNFGKLNVPIIKGLKSGHVRPFITIPIGANVKIDTYRREAIIEKSTK, from the coding sequence TTGAAAGTAAAAAATAAACTGTTATTTTTTTTAATAAATTTATTATTTAGTTTGTGTGCATTTGCTGTTGGAAATAATGAAATTATTATTCCGAAAGGATTAAAACCAGGTGATACAATTGGTTTAGTGGCACCGGCAAATTATAAGGGAGATAATGCGATGTATGAAGTTGAATATTTGCGAAACAGAGGGTTTAATGTTGTTTTCGGAAAATCATTTGATTCAAAATGGTATGGATTTGGAGGAAGTGACGAATTAAGAGCAAAAGATATAAACGATATGTTTGCAAATCCTAGAATAAATGCAATTTTTGCAATTAGAGGAGGTTACGGTTCAATTAGATTTATTGATAAGTTAAATTATGATGTAATTAGAAAAAATCCTAAAATCATTTCAGGATTTAGTGACATCACAACTTTATTACTTGCAATCAACGAAAAAACAGGACTTGTTACTTTTCACGGACCAATGGCGGATAATTTAAAAGAGATTCCAGTGACGACAGAAAATTCATTTGATAAAGCATTTATGAGTAATTCTTCATATAATTTATTGGATTTTGATAATAGTTACACAATTATGAAGAATGGACGAGGAAGTGGAAGAATTACTGGTGGAAATTTATCGCTGGTTGTCGCAACTTTAGGAACTGACCATGAAATAAATACAGATGGAAAAATTTTATTTTTGGAAGAAGTAAATGAAGATAGCTATCGTGTGGATAGAATGTTACAACAGCTTAGATTAGCTGGAAAATTTAAAAATTTGAAAGGTATAATAATAGGAGATTTTAGAAATCCTAAGAAGGCTGATCCAACAGATATGAGTATAGACGAAGTTTTTTATGACAATTTTGGAAAACTTAATGTTCCAATAATAAAAGGGTTAAAATCAGGACATGTAAGACCATTTATTACAATTCCTATTGGAGCAAATGTAAAAATTGATACTTATAGAAGAGAAGCAATTATTGAAAAATCAACTAAATAA
- a CDS encoding N-acetyltransferase → MENYKIKVLDAKKDSDLLFKIVEHENEVFGEATVGNWNIKPFAKYGKVFAAITDDEKEELISVIEVLSSFDEDLAYIYGVSTVPKFEKKGYATKLLEYTIQYLKKIGIKKFELTVDIDNFAAQKIYKKLNFKIVEDLENEYGDNVKRYLMRYVQKK, encoded by the coding sequence ATGGAAAACTATAAAATAAAAGTTTTAGACGCAAAAAAAGATTCAGATTTGCTGTTTAAAATAGTGGAGCATGAAAACGAAGTATTTGGAGAAGCGACGGTTGGAAATTGGAATATAAAGCCATTTGCAAAATATGGAAAAGTTTTTGCTGCGATAACTGACGATGAAAAAGAAGAACTGATTTCAGTAATTGAAGTTCTTAGCAGTTTTGACGAAGATTTAGCTTACATCTACGGAGTTTCTACAGTTCCAAAATTTGAGAAAAAAGGTTATGCAACAAAACTTTTGGAGTATACAATTCAATATTTAAAAAAAATAGGAATCAAAAAATTTGAACTAACCGTCGATATTGACAATTTTGCCGCACAAAAAATCTACAAAAAATTAAATTTTAAAATTGTAGAAGATTTAGAAAATGAATATGGCGATAATGTTAAAAGATATTTGATGAGATATGTTCAAAAAAAGTAA
- the cobD gene encoding threonine-phosphate decarboxylase CobD, whose translation MDFHGGNIYKVFREKKIKNILDYSSNINPFGISKKLKKVIFENLEILEKYPDPDYFELREKIAKKNGFNLENIILGNGATEIIFLIAKVLDPKKVLIVAPTFGEYERAVKNLQDKVEIQYFELEEKENFIFNQKKFDNIIEKNFDLVVICNPNNPTGKFLKKEEMEKILRKCNEKSTKLLVDEAFIEFVENWREETIAHTKVDKKNLFVIRAFTKFFAIPGLRLGYGICFDKEIICKMNEKKEPWSVNNLAEIAGICVLDDLEYIKKTENWIKKEKKYMFEKLSKIKEIEVFETEVNFILGKIKDSYFEKGMDSEKLQEKMLKNGILIRNAENFIFLNKRFFRLAIKDRENNDIVLKKLASIFSKKYKNL comes from the coding sequence ATGGATTTTCATGGCGGAAATATTTATAAGGTTTTTAGAGAAAAAAAAATTAAAAATATATTGGATTATAGCTCAAATATTAATCCATTCGGGATTTCAAAAAAGTTAAAAAAAGTTATTTTTGAAAATCTGGAGATTTTGGAAAAATACCCCGATCCAGATTATTTTGAGTTGCGGGAAAAAATTGCAAAAAAAAATGGATTTAATTTGGAAAATATAATTTTGGGAAATGGAGCGACAGAAATTATATTTTTAATTGCAAAAGTTTTAGATCCAAAAAAAGTTTTGATTGTGGCACCAACTTTTGGGGAATACGAAAGAGCGGTAAAAAATTTACAAGATAAAGTTGAAATTCAATATTTTGAACTTGAAGAAAAAGAAAATTTCATATTTAATCAAAAAAAATTTGATAATATAATTGAAAAAAATTTTGATTTAGTTGTAATTTGCAATCCTAATAATCCAACTGGGAAATTTTTGAAAAAGGAAGAAATGGAAAAAATTTTAAGAAAATGTAACGAAAAAAGCACAAAACTTCTCGTAGATGAAGCATTTATTGAATTTGTTGAAAATTGGAGAGAAGAAACGATTGCTCATACAAAAGTTGATAAAAAAAATTTATTTGTAATTCGAGCATTTACAAAATTTTTTGCAATACCAGGACTTAGACTTGGTTACGGGATTTGTTTTGATAAAGAGATTATTTGTAAAATGAATGAGAAAAAAGAACCGTGGAGCGTCAATAATTTGGCTGAAATTGCTGGAATTTGTGTGCTTGATGACTTAGAATATATAAAAAAGACAGAAAATTGGATAAAAAAAGAAAAAAAATATATGTTTGAAAAATTGTCAAAAATTAAAGAAATTGAAGTTTTTGAAACAGAAGTGAATTTTATCTTGGGAAAAATAAAAGATAGCTATTTTGAAAAAGGAATGGATTCTGAAAAATTGCAGGAAAAAATGTTAAAAAATGGAATTTTAATTAGAAATGCCGAAAATTTTATATTTTTAAATAAAAGATTTTTTAGACTTGCAATTAAAGATAGAGAAAATAATGATATTGTTTTAAAGAAGTTAGCGTCAATTTTTTCAAAAAAATACAAAAATTTATAA
- the truA gene encoding tRNA pseudouridine(38-40) synthase TruA: MKKNIKIIYQYDGSKFSGFQRQKSQKTVQGEIEKIIKNSFSQEINMISSGRTDKGVHAYEQVSNFFIDKNIPIEPIKRQLNKSLKGEIKILAINEVSDTFNARFDAKSRTYLYIMKLEDKITPFESSYVTPITKSIEVKKFQKIMDEFIGIHNFSSFMKKDKAYRNPVREIFYIKCYSENNTIKIEICGNGFLKTMVRIMIGSALSVYFEKENSDYIKKRLENPDENCKKILARSEGLYLYKVNY; the protein is encoded by the coding sequence ATGAAAAAAAACATAAAAATAATTTACCAATACGATGGAAGTAAATTTTCTGGTTTTCAAAGACAAAAGTCACAAAAAACTGTGCAAGGAGAAATTGAAAAAATTATAAAAAATTCTTTTTCTCAAGAAATAAATATGATTTCATCAGGTCGAACAGATAAAGGCGTTCACGCTTATGAGCAAGTATCAAATTTTTTTATTGACAAAAATATACCGATTGAGCCGATAAAAAGACAGCTTAATAAAAGTTTAAAAGGCGAGATAAAAATTTTAGCAATAAACGAGGTTTCTGATACATTTAATGCTCGATTTGATGCAAAAAGTCGTACTTATCTCTACATTATGAAGCTAGAAGATAAAATTACACCGTTTGAGAGTTCTTATGTCACGCCGATTACAAAATCAATTGAAGTAAAAAAGTTTCAAAAAATTATGGATGAATTTATTGGAATTCATAATTTCAGCAGTTTTATGAAAAAAGATAAAGCGTATAGAAATCCTGTGAGAGAAATTTTTTACATAAAATGTTACTCTGAAAATAATACAATAAAAATTGAAATTTGTGGAAATGGATTTTTGAAAACAATGGTTAGAATAATGATTGGTTCTGCACTTTCTGTTTATTTTGAAAAAGAAAATAGCGATTATATAAAAAAAAGACTTGAAAATCCAGATGAAAACTGTAAAAAAATATTAGCTCGTTCTGAAGGACTATATTTATATAAAGTTAATTATTAA
- a CDS encoding DUF3298 domain-containing protein has protein sequence MKKLTLLFMALLMFNLSFAKQKEKVDTTFTFANLNTQSESGLTPLKRTKILGKSRVEYFAFSGKKPDIAKEMNKSMEKFIQQFKSTKNKTYTVTSKVTANNGSFVSVAFNIVEKDSKAGILSKETDGITFNTKSGKSLLLKDLFVPNYEKELENLISVKFTELGLPKSDEERFKGVSKKTNFYLENDALILVYNNNLGTSFADGQAFIPFLLKDLEGIIQQ, from the coding sequence ATGAAAAAACTTACACTGTTGTTTATGGCACTGCTTATGTTTAATTTGTCATTTGCGAAACAAAAAGAAAAAGTTGATACAACTTTTACATTTGCAAATCTTAATACCCAATCTGAAAGTGGTTTAACTCCGTTAAAAAGAACCAAAATTTTAGGAAAATCGAGAGTTGAATATTTTGCATTTTCAGGGAAAAAACCAGATATTGCAAAAGAAATGAATAAATCAATGGAAAAATTTATCCAACAATTTAAATCGACTAAAAACAAAACTTACACTGTTACTTCAAAAGTAACTGCAAATAATGGTTCTTTTGTAAGTGTCGCTTTTAACATAGTTGAAAAAGATTCAAAAGCTGGAATATTATCTAAAGAAACTGATGGTATTACATTTAATACTAAAAGTGGTAAATCATTATTATTAAAAGATTTATTCGTACCTAATTATGAAAAAGAATTAGAAAATTTAATCAGTGTTAAATTTACAGAATTAGGGTTACCAAAATCAGATGAAGAAAGATTTAAAGGAGTTTCTAAAAAAACAAATTTTTATTTAGAAAATGATGCTCTAATTTTAGTTTATAACAATAATTTAGGAACTAGTTTTGCTGATGGACAAGCATTTATTCCTTTTTTATTAAAAGATTTGGAAGGTATTATTCAACAATAA